In Thermoanaerobaculia bacterium, the genomic window AAAACGGGATCTACTGCCAGATCGGCGGACGAACGGCGCTCGACATCGTCCGCGAAGTCGCCGACAAGGCCGGCGCGATCATCGCGATCGGCTCGTGCGCGTCCTGGGGCGGCGTCCCCTCGGCCGACCCGAACCCGACCGGCGCGACCGGCGCGCCCGAGATCCTCAAGGGGAAGACGGTCGTCACGATTCCGGGATGCCCCGCCAACCCGTACAACCTCCTCGGCACGGTCCTCCAGTTCGCGACTTTCGGGACCCTCCCCGAGCTCGACGCGAAGGGACGACCGAAGTTCGCCTACGGGCGCACGATCCACGAGCACTGCCCGAGGCGCGCGCACTTCGACGCCGGCCGCTTCGCCCAGCAGTACGGCGACGACGGCCACCGGCAGGGGTACTGCCTCTACAAGCTCGGCTGCAAGGGTCCCGAAACGTACGCCAACTGCTCGACGCTCCAGTTCGGCGAGGTCGAGGACGCGTGGCCGATCGGGATCGGGCATCCGTGCTACGGCTGCACGGAACAGAAGCTCGCCTTCCGCGTTCCGCAATTCACGACGGTCGACATCGAACGGCCGACGCCCCCCGACACGTACGCCCCGATCCACGCGCACCAGGGGTTCGTCTCCCCGATCGCGACCGGAGTCGCGGGTCTCGTCGGAGGCGCGCTCGTCGGCGCCGGATTCATGGCCTCCAGGAAGCTCGGGGGCGAAGCCCCGCCAGAACCGAAGGAACCCGGAAAGGAGGCGTGACATGTCGCTCGATCGACGATCGCTCCTCCGCTCCCTCGCGACGGCCGGCGCGGCCGCCGTCGCCGTCGAAGGCACCGCTCAGGCGCGCGTCCGCCCGATGGCGCCCGCCGACGCGCTCGGCCTCCTCTACGACACGAGCCTCTGCATCGGCTGCAAGGCCTGCGTCGTCGCGTGCCGCGAAGCCAACGGCACGAAACCCGAGACCTCGAACTCCCCGGGAGGGATCTGGGACGCGCCGATGGACCTCGACGGGCAGACGAAGACCGTCATCAAGCTCTACAAGAGCCCGGACGGCATCCAGCGCTCGTACTTCAAGGCGCAGTGCATGCACTGCGTCGATCCCGCGTGCACGAACGCGTGCATGCTCGGCGCGCTGAAGAAGAAGGAGCACGGGATCGTCTCGTACGATCCCAGCCTCTGCGTCGGCTGCCGGTACTGCCAGATGGCCTGCCCGTTCAACGTCCCGAAATTCGAGTGGGCGAAGGCGGCCCCGAAGATCGTCAAATGCGAGCTCTGCCGCGAGCGCGCGAAGGGCCAGC contains:
- a CDS encoding hydrogenase small subunit, encoding MTSTDVELRSERRSRVDRRDFIRVCTMALAAVGMPYAAAAKVARAIQAKKLKPSVIWLHFQECTGCTESLLRTSHPAVGELILDLISLDYHETLFAAAGHQAEAALQKAMRDNAGKYVVVIEGAIPVKENGIYCQIGGRTALDIVREVADKAGAIIAIGSCASWGGVPSADPNPTGATGAPEILKGKTVVTIPGCPANPYNLLGTVLQFATFGTLPELDAKGRPKFAYGRTIHEHCPRRAHFDAGRFAQQYGDDGHRQGYCLYKLGCKGPETYANCSTLQFGEVEDAWPIGIGHPCYGCTEQKLAFRVPQFTTVDIERPTPPDTYAPIHAHQGFVSPIATGVAGLVGGALVGAGFMASRKLGGEAPPEPKEPGKEA
- the hybA gene encoding hydrogenase 2 operon protein HybA, whose translation is MSLDRRSLLRSLATAGAAAVAVEGTAQARVRPMAPADALGLLYDTSLCIGCKACVVACREANGTKPETSNSPGGIWDAPMDLDGQTKTVIKLYKSPDGIQRSYFKAQCMHCVDPACTNACMLGALKKKEHGIVSYDPSLCVGCRYCQMACPFNVPKFEWAKAAPKIVKCELCRERAKGQPAVDGSGFTRYPKGQGPACAEVCPRSAVIAGTRAELLAEARRRIASHPGRYKGFREDDPPKIFGETDGGGTQVLYLSHVAFEKLRLPNLSDQPVPEVQQTIQHGIYQGFAAPILLYGLLGAAVFRNRRAAGEKPEKGGES